cttcaattttttccACAAACCCTTCTGCAATCCATAGATGCATCAAATTCTTGGCACCAATTTTTTCATCTTCTCGAAATGCAGCAAAATACAGCAAGCATTCCTTCAAGTGATATGATAAATGCTCATAACTGAGCTCCAACGACTTCTTGCACTGGTCTGCACCAGACACCATGGTCAAAGTTAAACTTTCAGCAAATTCTTCCCAAACACAAATATCATGCTCTATAGTTGCTAGGACTCCAGCTACAACAACAAGTGCAAGTGGCAATCCCCTGCACTTTTTGGCAATCTCCATTCCCAATCCATGCAATGCTTGAGGACAatcttcttttccaaatacCTTCTTCTGCAGTAATTCAAAACTTTCTTTCTCACTGAGCGGGCGAAGATAGTGAGGTTTCCCCCCATATTCAACCTGTGAAGCCACATTAGAAGATCGACTcgtgaagatgattctgctTCTATTCATTTCATCTGGGAATGAATATCTCAACTCATTCCATGCCCTAAAGTCCCAGATATCATCAAGAACAACAAGATACCTATTCCTCTTCAGCTTTTGATAGAGCTTTTGAAGCAAGTCATCTTCATTCAAGTCATCCATCCTAGAGTGTTTTCCATCAGAGCACAAAATTTGTGTTAACAAGCTTTTCTTGTTATATTCCTGAGAAACAGTACACCAAAGGCGAATGTGGAAGTTATAGATAATTGAATTATCATTGTAAACCTTTTTGGCTAAAGTTGTTTTACCAAGCCCAGCCATTCCCGCAATGGGAACAATTTCCACATGTTCTGGTCCGCTTACAAGTCGTTCAATTACTTTTTCTGCCTCATCATCAAGACCAACCATGACTTCATGGGCTATTGGCATTTTTCCTTTCGATGGCATGTGCCTGGAAGGCTTGCAAACATGTTGTACACTTGAGCTATGAGAGGAATTAGGAAGACTCTCTATAGTGCTTGAGCCACTGATCTGATCCTTAAAATGCTTAAGATTGATGTTGGTATTGGCCAGCATATCACAAAAATCAAGAACCACGGTGGATTCTAAGAAGCTAACTTCTCCTTCTATCACTCTGTTCAGAGTGGGCGAGAGTATTATAATCCCTGCCTCACTAAGGAAAGctccaattttttcattttgttcatcCATTTTCTCCTGATGCTCCCTTAAAATGCTTCTCAAGAATCTCAGTCCAGCATAGAGCATGTGCATTTCATCTTTCATAGAATCCATAAAACTTAAACTGTAGCATAACAGCTCCCAGAGACAACTTATAAGAGAATCATTGAAGTTGTTCAATATCTGCTTATCATGCACCATTGGTGTATGTAATGATGCTGAGCAGTATGAAGCTCTAAGCACTTCCATATAAGTCTCATAGACATGAAAATCAACAGCTCTGATCTTCTGTTGTTGATCATATATCATGGAGTAGAACTGAGGATTGTGCATTTCCTCAGCATCATCCCAATAAGAGCACATGTAAGAGAGGCGTGCTGCGTTCAAAGCCACCACTTCAAAGTGCGCCAATAGCGAGGCAGGAATATCTGCAGTTCCTCGCATTTTGGCAAAGGGAATGAAGCTTTTCAAGAATGTCAGCTTTGCTTCAagggcttggactcgagcaCTCAAAGCAGCAGAAATAGACGATTCACTAATGTTCCGATCCATATAGCCATTCGTCAAATCTGCTAGATTTTGGAGGATGAGGTCTATGAATTCCAACAGTTCATCATCTGTCATACAAGAATTTGATTGCAATGACCTGCTGCTTGCCAAAGCAAAGTAAATTTGGATGATCTCTTGCTTAAGTAATTTGATCTGTTTCTCAATTTCGAGGAACACTCCATATTTGTCCGTTTCTGATCTAAGGGAAGGAGAGTGAATATCCTCCTCATATTCGTGAAAGGTATCTTCGATGCAAGATAAGAAAGATGGAAGACTCACCTTCTTCACAATATTGTCAGATTCCAAGTACAAATCATTGCTTTGGCTCCACTTTCTAGCGCACATAAGAAatgttttgagaaatttcaTGTGTTTGATTGAACCACGAACATCGTAAGGAACATACCGGTCTCGGAATCTGTTCAGAAGCAACTCTAGATCAAGGAAGACACGATCGCTGCTGCAAGTGGAGGCCAGCTCCATCTCTTATGCAGGGATTTTCGTCAGTTTCACTCTCGAATTCTAAGAGAGAAACAGATCTCACTAACTGCAGAGCTAGCAAAGTATTTCTTTCCTGAAAATTACTTATTTGTTTCTGGTGAGAAGGTGAAGAAGAGTATTGAGaaaatcaaccattcaaagctaGGCACGCATTGGGTTAAATTGGCTTCACCCAAAATCCAAATTTATCTTGAACTAATTACAAATggaaattgataaaaattagttGACTCTCATCAACATTCGTAAAAGCCTATGTTTTAGTGGCGTTGATTCACAATAACAGCAGTGACTAGGGGGATTTAAGAcactttgatgattttattgTCCAAAGCAAGAGTGGTCCAGACGGATCAGCCCCCTCtctattatacatttatattgcCTCAataaagcaaaaaggaaaaaaccacTTGCCGACACATTCAAGTGGTGGGCTCCGTGGAAGAACAGAAAATAAAGAAacatcaaaatataaatgatcCAAGAGacatcaaaatataaatgattaaaatataaTGAACCTTCAAGCTAGCTCTctaattttcttcaattgttttctttcttgagcaaacCACTAAATTTGATCACTTTCTCTTCTAATTCTCTCGTTTAAATAATCATGACCATTGATCTTGGAGATTAATAACCATGACCAACAAAGTAAAAagtatgagaaaaaaaaaattgagggcTTCTTCAACCCTTGAAATTGTGGAAGCAGAgaatttggaatttctgcaattACTAGTGTCAATTATATCATAAAATATATGCATTACAATAATAAATGTAAACTCTAAGATAATAAATATAAACAGTAAAACGATAACTTGCAAAATTAATGTTACCAATATACAACCGTCAAAGAAAATGATTGGATTAAAGAAGTGAAAATTGCTACTAATTCGTAGTAGTACTTCTTTTCAAGAGTTAGGACTTAAATGCATGCTAATTATTTGTACAAAATTATCTACttatttcataaatatattttttaattatatttttatttcatatatatcacatcaaaaaaataatagaatatcttttaaaaaaaattattccaaataatctcaTATTCAAACACAAGTATATGCCCGTTTCAGTGTTTCTTGGGCCATTGGAAATTAATTGAAGTCTTCTCAGTAGTCTTTCTTCCACAATCAGGGGGTCCATTTGTAAAGCCAGAGATATGGGAGACTGGTTGTTTTTCGGGCCAGGCACGGCCAGAGAACCGTCCCATTCCTTGCTTTTTAATACAGGGCTCAACGGTGTCACACCACATACCGATTTTTAAATGTCGGATATCAATTCTTAGTATTTAAGTGGAAAACTTCCACGAGTCGAATAAGAATTAGTGGTAATAGTCTGAAGAGTTAGAACCGAAATGCAGGCTAATACAAGCATGTACTAGTTACTGGGCTATTAGAAATCAACTCGACTCTTAAACATTTTTATAGTCTTTCTTCCCCATTCAGGGGATCCATGTGGAGAATTCGATAGATCGGTGAAGACCGGATACTGTTCTAGTCAAGTTACTCAAGCATGGCTAGTGGATGACCCCTTTTCTGGTTCTTTAATTCAAGTGTTGGCCTTTAATTAAGGGGCAATGTCTTGGATAGGAGAAGATACCGTTCACAATGTGTAACCGAACTCTATCCTTGTGATTCTTACTTGctccatttttttatatatgtGAGCAATTCTACTCAGATTTTTGGAGACTCAAATGATACTGTAGAAGTATTCGAATTCAAAATCTCTCATTGACATTTCTTTTTTCGAACCATCCAATCTATCTCTTTTCTTTAGATCAATTGATATATGCCGCATGAATATTTTCATATTCTCTTGCGACTAAATTTaaggaataatttcaaaaacctccctgaggtttctaacaatttcaatgAGATCc
This Coffea arabica cultivar ET-39 chromosome 3e, Coffea Arabica ET-39 HiFi, whole genome shotgun sequence DNA region includes the following protein-coding sequences:
- the LOC113736454 gene encoding putative late blight resistance protein homolog R1A-3 — encoded protein: MELASTCSSDRVFLDLELLLNRFRDRYVPYDVRGSIKHMKFLKTFLMCARKWSQSNDLYLESDNIVKKVSLPSFLSCIEDTFHEYEEDIHSPSLRSETDKYGVFLEIEKQIKLLKQEIIQIYFALASSRSLQSNSCMTDDELLEFIDLILQNLADLTNGYMDRNISESSISAALSARVQALEAKLTFLKSFIPFAKMRGTADIPASLLAHFEVVALNAARLSYMCSYWDDAEEMHNPQFYSMIYDQQQKIRAVDFHVYETYMEVLRASYCSASLHTPMVHDKQILNNFNDSLISCLWELLCYSLSFMDSMKDEMHMLYAGLRFLRSILREHQEKMDEQNEKIGAFLSEAGIIILSPTLNRVIEGEVSFLESTVVLDFCDMLANTNINLKHFKDQISGSSTIESLPNSSHSSSVQHVCKPSRHMPSKGKMPIAHEVMVGLDDEAEKVIERLVSGPEHVEIVPIAGMAGLGKTTLAKKVYNDNSIIYNFHIRLWCTVSQEYNKKSLLTQILCSDGKHSRMDDLNEDDLLQKLYQKLKRNRYLVVLDDIWDFRAWNELRYSFPDEMNRSRIIFTSRSSNVASQVEYGGKPHYLRPLSEKESFELLQKKVFGKEDCPQALHGLGMEIAKKCRGLPLALVVVAGVLATIEHDICVWEEFAESLTLTMVSGADQCKKSLELSYEHLSYHLKECLLYFAAFREDEKIGAKNLMHLWIAEGFVEKIEGKRSEVIAEEYLMDLIGRNLVMVSESKSIGGVKTCYIHDLIFEFCKTEAKAKNFLQVLRGYDELSTFNEHSNPPRLSICSSREDFIKSRLFCPHLGSLQLFHDETSAHPHWLNFCFLFCIYKHLKVLKLEGIYLLIKELPTEIESLLCLRYLAFKALHMKFIPPSIAKLSNLETFCLRSTETVSLPDSIWNMKKLSHVHVWDGCFVFPLSSNDNVLENHSTLPNLDTLCDLYLSFDQAENLLRRIPNIRRLAISDGQTGNGVLNMSRLECLESLTLDVGCCSGPRGHFELSFPMNLKKLSLFCLGLPCSEMSLIEQLPNLEVLKIGCYTLDGERWELMEGGFPKLRVLTLSELDIVEWTETDPDSDDYFPCLQQLKLDQIRHLEMVPACLGRISTLETIKMDGCRNDVKSLVREIEEAQKSYGNENLKIIYETY